TGAGTCCATGATCTTTGTTATACATCAAACTAGGCGAATGCATTGCCTTTTCCTTGCCTGCTATAGATATTTCATTCGATGAgcgtttttttttatgatttttcctTTGTTTACCTTGACTACATGTTTTAAATATTCCTAATgtagttttgtttttgtgtgtgTTTTATGTTGAATAGTCATTACTAGTTGAATGGAAGTTTTGTGTTGCATAGGTAGTTGTTTCTCGGAGCTGATGTTCTTTGCGTACTTATTCACTCTTCATATTCAGTGGCGTACTTTTTGTTTCTTATAACCTTCCGAGAGTAGTGgaattgaagatgaagaaaccGAGAGCCATATATAGCTTAACTACTTAAAAATTGCACCTTGATGCTATATGATGAACTCAAGTTGCGCCTAAAAGAGTCAACATCAATAATTACTAGCCTGGACTAATCATTTAGAACATATAACATATTTCGTAAgcttaattcgctttttgaatttgcagtttgaaaaaaaagtccaaaaccaacaatataatttgctttttccGATTTGCAATTTGCAATTTGCAAGGAGACTAATGAATCAGTTTAGATTTTAGATTAATTATTGCGGTTCATGAATTCTTATTGTTTCTTTTAACATTTGCTTCAGGTACAGCATAACTGAAGTCCTTGCTCCATACGAAAGACTATACTAGTCTTTTGCCCCTGAATTTTCTTCAGTAGATTCGGTTTTTGCCATTTACGGATGCAAACATCTCAGCGCAACTGCATTACAAGTGCAGTACACGGATTCCATTACCAGCATGCCCCCGAAATGACACCTTATATCTCATCCCATTACCAAATCTTCGACAATAATATGTACCCCGATATCCCCACACAAGACAACCAGATGTCTTTCGAAACATACGATGAACCGTACTTCACATTAGACTCTGCTCCGACCACCAGCTTTTATAACACGTACGACCCACCATGTGCTGTCAGTACCTCATCAAACAGAAGCCCGTGTTCTCCTCAGTCGTACATCTCAGACCCTCATCCGTCTTCCGGCAACAATTATGGTTCCCCGATGAGCAGATCCTCTGTGGTATATGATAGTACTCAACTAAGGAACCGAGTAGTCAGAGATATCGAGCGCTCTCTAATGGGGCCGGATTCACCCCATATGACAGATGGACACTATTGCTCGTTGAACAATAATCATGGAGCCTCGCCAAACAAGCTGATCGAGATACTCCCGAAGATGGAACTTAAGGATATTcttattttatgtgcaaaagcaGTGTCGGAGAACGATTTTTCAACTGCGGAAACCGTAATGAATGCTTTAGGGAATATGGTATCGGTAACTGGGACTCCGATCCAGCGATTGGCTGCTTATATGCTTGAAGGTCTGAGAGCAAGGCTTGAATCCTCGGGCTATACGATTTACAAGAAGCTAAGGTGCGAGGAACCGACAAGTGCTGAGCTTCGTACGTACATGCACGTTTTATATGAGTTTTGcccttattttaaatttgcatacACGTCTTCGAATGCTATCATCCAAGAAGCAGTTAGAAATGAGAGGAGTATACATCTTATTGATTTCCAAATCGGGATGGGAACACAATGGATATCGTTACTTCGGTCTCTTTCTAATCAACCTGGTGGGCCCCCGTTTGTTCGTATCACTGGTGTCGATGATTCCCAATCAGCGTATGCTCGGGGAGGAGGGCTCGGACGGGTAGAAAAGATACTGTCTGCAGAGGCCAAATCGTGTAGGGTACCTGTACCCTTT
This genomic stretch from Amaranthus tricolor cultivar Red isolate AtriRed21 chromosome 9, ASM2621246v1, whole genome shotgun sequence harbors:
- the LOC130823911 gene encoding scarecrow-like protein 21 — encoded protein: MQTSQRNCITSAVHGFHYQHAPEMTPYISSHYQIFDNNMYPDIPTQDNQMSFETYDEPYFTLDSAPTTSFYNTYDPPCAVSTSSNRSPCSPQSYISDPHPSSGNNYGSPMSRSSVVYDSTQLRNRVVRDIERSLMGPDSPHMTDGHYCSLNNNHGASPNKLIEILPKMELKDILILCAKAVSENDFSTAETVMNALGNMVSVTGTPIQRLAAYMLEGLRARLESSGYTIYKKLRCEEPTSAELRTYMHVLYEFCPYFKFAYTSSNAIIQEAVRNERSIHLIDFQIGMGTQWISLLRSLSNQPGGPPFVRITGVDDSQSAYARGGGLGRVEKILSAEAKSCRVPVPFEFNAAAMSGCQVNRENLKVRPGEALVVNFPYMLHHMPDESVSTENHRDRLLWLVKSLSPRVVTVVEQESNTNTPPFLHRFVEMLKYYTAMFESIDVALARNDKKRINAEMHCLARDIVNMIACEDSERVERHELFGKWRARLSMAGFTQLPLSTSVKESIKGLLKGFHENYRLQEGNGALYLGWKTCWMASSSAWR